atttataaatatatcCTTGGCAcgttttaattgaaaaatattttaatattattacaTAGTTCATCAAAGCTTAACTATTAGGTACAagtatcatagaatcacagaatgtgctgAGCTGGATGGGACCTCTCAGGATCGAGTCCAACTCATTAAAATTACAAACACACCCATTTGAGCAACAATATCCgtgatatttatttaaaatacttttgctgAGGAAATTTGTTTCAGAAGAGATGGTTTTCAAACGAATCAGCAagattatgaaaaataaaacagacaaaCTCTCTCAGGAGAAAAAGTTACAAAGAAAGCTTTTGCATATCAACACCACCTCAGTCTTTTTATTTGCAGCCTGAGTCTCAGTCCCAACCTTTTCTGCCTAATGAATCCCACTATCCATCTTTAGATCTGGTTTGTTCTTGTCATTCTTCACTGAGTAGATGAAGTATGTTAAGGTGTCCTTTTCATTCACTGGAATTGTCCTAAAGTGGCAGCCAATTATCTAAAAAGGAAGAAtgcaaggaaattaaataaCCACTCTTACATGCAAAAACGGGAGATTCATATTTAAATGTACTACATTAAGGTTTAAAAGACTGATTAAGAAGCttacaaaaaaggaaattttgccTCTCTTCAGACGTCTTCAGTAGTCATAAAAAGGTGAACAGGAACTATTTTACTGATAATTGTGAACTAAATGTAGCAGATTGCACCCCTAATTTCCAAAGTAAAaagttgagatttttttcagggaagaaacTCCTCAAAGCTATCAGAACAATCATGGGACTACCATTACATTTGTTTAGCTAGAGCTTGTAGATGACAGGTAATGGCTACAGAATATCAACAGTGACAGCACAATTAGGCTACTGTTCTCTACTCAACTTTGGAGATGGTGTCTGCATCaaatcacacacagaaacatttaacaCAAGATAAGAATTACCAGAGAACTATAACTGAACATTCAGCTCTTCAGAACAAAGCTATTAATGAAAATTCACCATGCTGTAACCATTGAAATATAACAATCTGTAAGCAGTTCTTGAATCACTTGTCATTTCAGCAGTCTTTCCCTTCATCAAAATGAACACcagctttaaaagaaagttGCAAAATATTGTAACTGACTCTGTTCTCTGGCTCTTTGCCAGACAGGTAGATTAAAAGGCTGAAGTGAAAAACATGGGACTGCTCACTTCAGCACCACAGAATATAAGAATAAATGTTCAGTCTGACTGAAAAGTTAAGAAACTTTTTAAACTCTACCCCAAAAGCATTCACAGAGAAGCAGTTTGACACAGTAATTTGAAGTGAACTTTCAGTAACAGCTAGAGCAGTATCTATGGTATGTTAGGACAGATTAGAAGGAATCAAATGTACTGTATTTTAAGGAAGCTCTGTGGCTATGGCTCACAAATACCTGCAGGTCAGTCAAATCAAGCATGTGGCAGAAGAGCTTTGCCCATGCACACCGTGCAGCACTGGAATAACCTGGTGCAAGTATCATATGAGATGTACCTAAAGCAGACCCTGTGAAACCTGACCCACCAGTTTTGCAGAACAAAAAACTGCTTGTGCTTTTTCAGTTTACAGTCCTTCTAATTCAAGAGCTAACCTACATATAAGAAAATGGAAGACTGATTTTGCATCCTCACACTTAGCGGCAGCAGGACTATTCCTTTACAGTTCAGCCTTGAGATCACCCATACCTTAAGAGCCTTGTTTTTAATCCACACAGATTAAGGAGATGAAAACAGTGTCTGCACTTAAATACAGCTGAATGTATCACTGcacaaaagtgaaaaatcagtAGCTATACCTTCCTGCTAGGATCACCAGCTCTTCCACTTATTTACATCAATATGCTATGACTGCACCTTTGTGGCACTAAAGAATTCCTTTAAAATTGCACTCATGCAAAGCAAAGATGCTAACATACAGCTGTACTGACATGCAGCTTCAGCACTTTTGGAAACAGTAAATTCCATATAATTCCAGCTTTTTGACAGCAGATTCCAGTAGTTTTAACAGAACTTATTATCAATAGAAGCatgttttttcagatttctgtacTTTACATAGACAGAAACCTATGTTTGCAGTAACTagctttttaaagcaaagtcTGAACCTCACCAGAACTTCACTGACAGCTCTCAGTTTCTAGTTCTTTTCAGCAGGACATTTCAGGTGAAGCTGTGATTGATGCACAGACAGAATaaatctgtgattctatgatattcAGGGGCATGAAGATCatcttcctgctccagctcaaTGCTGTGTTTACAAGCAGCATACACTCCTTTTGGAAGTTAAGAGTCCCTCCTCTGGAAAGAGCTTTTACTTTTGATTTACTTGGCTCAGGAGCTGCGGCCAATGAAGGAAGCTAGATAAGCAGCTCCCTTTTGTTCTTCTAAAATCCAGATTATATAGGCACTTTATGCAAGGATCACAGTGTATAGAAAACCACATGCCACAGCAAGTTGCATTTTCTATTATGGGAAACACTCATACATACTTCAACAAGCTGTGCTTTGTTAAGTCCCGGTCTGGTCTGTAGCTTGAAGTGTCTTTTGTACCTTCGAAGTGTGTTTACTTGTAACTGATATAAATCAAcctagaaaaaaaagagggggaaggggaagaaaacaatctaatataactgaaaaaaattcaatcaTTAATAGTTCACCTCgcaaaagcattttggaaaCTCACAGATACGCAAGTGTAAACAGTCAGCTCAGCAGATGTCATTTtgacaaaaaacaaaccttccaccagaaaggaaaatagtCCAGCTCGGTTTAAGAGTGTTTTGTTGTTACTGAGCATGCCCCTACCTCCCTTTAGCTGTGGACATTATTTTGAACTCACTATTGCACTTGCACCCattctggattttttgtttgcttcccaGTTCCAGCACCATAACGCCAAGCCCAATAGCAACTTCCATACAACATCTATAAAGATGCTGATCCAAAGGAGGCCCCTATATTGTAATTTCTGCCTTTAAATCTTATGTAGATAACATACAAGACACCATGCACCATGAAAGACATCTGCACCATGAAAGAGCACATATTAGAATCAGGACAGAGTCTAAGGCATAAGCATTCCTGGCTTGaggtgagaaaagaaaacaaatgctctTGCTCTCCAAATGTATCCCTGCTACACAAGCAATATGCAGGAGTTATGTGCATGGGCATAAACGTCCAAAATTCTTTCTCAATGTCATTCAACAGTTGAGAGAATTACACAAAGTCCTCTCAGGGATACAAATACACAGCCTTAATCCAGTACTCCGTCAGTTTTGAATCCTATGTACTCTGATCAGTCACTTCTCCCAGCAACAGCTTACCCTTCCCATCCTCCCTGACAACCTAAGAGAGCTTAATCAGATGACTGAGTGGGAGAGCAAGCTCAGAAAGCAGGCTGAATGAGAAATTCTATTAGGTCAGTTGCAATCACAATAGTATTCTCCAAATTCACTGCATTAAAGGTTGATGAAGGCATTCacttttgctttaaattcaTTTAACAGCCTCACTGCAGAGCACTTAAAACAGCAGTGCTACTGCACACTTGGCAACCTGGCCAGACCTAAAGTGAGGCCACCTTGCATGATAAAGGATGTTTCTTTTGGTGTTTCTAAAGTTTACATGGCATTAAATTACACTTCCCAAGTCACAGTGGGGAAGCCACTCTGGCAGCATCATGcaaaggaggagcagcagcttttcacaAAGCCTCAGAAGCTACCAGTATTGCAGGAGTTTCCTTTCCTCCTGTAGGAATCGTTTCCAACCAGTAAAGATGGTCATGActgagatggagcaggagagcctCACAACTCTTCAGAAGAATGACACTTTTTTCCTTAGCAAACTGGgtaataattgaaaataaaggcGGTCAAGGGCAAACAAGTATCCAAGGCATACAGGAATTACAAGGAATGAATATACGGTCCTTGTCCAGACAGCCAGCAGACACTCCTCAAAAACAGTTCCCAGTTCTCTTTTTTGTAATAAtactgttaagaaaaaaaagcttgttttcTTGTTCTGGAGATATCCATCAGTTGTGACGTGTTTTATAACCCTGgcataagaaaacaaaacaggctTCTAGGAGAGCTGCAACTACACAGTGTCAGAGAGCTACCTGAAGCCACTCACAGCACTAGCTTTAGACAGAACTTTCCAAGAAACAATCCCAGATATTTAACAGACAGACAACACCACCCAGCATCAAACTACTTGCAATCTCCTAAAATCCTCTGAGCCAGAGGCTTCTGACTGGAGCCTCGTGCCTAAAGGCACAGATTCCTGCACAAAGTTTCCTGGCTTACTTGCTGTTATCAGCAGATGCTGACCATAAGGATGCCATTAAATTAACACTTACAGAGCAATTTCTGAAGAATGTTTTAACAATGCCTCTCAGAAGGGACCACGTAGGCATAACAGCCTCTGCTCAAAATTAACACACTGTGGAGCACCTGCTAAGCAACGTTGTAGCAAAAATAACCCAGAGCATGTGTAAGAAAAAGAGAGCCTTATGCTCAAGACCGACCCATTACACTGTGAAAAAAGTTGAACGCTTTAGTTCCCTTTTTTTAATGGGTCAGATTTCACTCGTGTGCTGTGGAGAAAACAGGTTAAAAAGACACCGTATTTCTCAACTCCACTCTTTCATAGCAGAGCTCCCCAAATGGCTGTTCCCCGCACATGGGGCAGAAACAAAGCTACCATCATTAAACTCTCAGTCTTTAAAGTGACCAGGGCAATGGAGTAATTGCCAAGAACCATCTGCAATAAATTTAGCACAAAAGAAAGGTTTAGAGAGACAGGACAGAGAGGCATTTATTTCCCAAGCACTATGCGCAATTCCCTTCAAGTTGTCAGCTCCTGCAGAACATAAGTTTGATGGTATGTGgcaaaggaggaggaagctgaaAACAGTAGATTTCTGAGAGAACCATCAGACACTTAAAAATGGAGACTCTTATTCATTGTACTCTGCACAATTTAATCAGAAAACATGCCACAAAAATCAGTTAAATTCTGTTATATTAAGAACAGTGCAAATCAATAATCTTCCCTTTCCCACATGTAAGGTAAGCTGTAAAAGTGGGAGAGTGGTGTCGGTGCAGACTCGGTGTCATTAAGAAGCTTAACACAGTAACTCGAAAAAAACCCGAACAACTGTTTAGCTACCTCTGGAGTGTCGATGTCTTGCACTGGTGAGTCACCATCATCATCGctgcctttcctctttcttctatTTCTCACACTCTGAATTAAATTTTTGTGGAAGTCACAAATATACAGATGTCTTGCCTAGAAGAATAAAACGGCATCTTTCAATCAAACCCATCTAGTGCGTCTCCCAGACTAAAGTGCACGTTCATAGACAACCCTTAAGCACCCACAGCCACGTTAACTGGGTTGAAGAAGCTTTTCTACTGGCTTCTTCTAAATGGAGAGCGTGCTGcgctgcagctccctgccacgGGCTGGGCCCCGGGCTCGCTGTAATGCTGCAAGCGGCCgatgcagcagtgccaggctgtgcagccacgcagcacagccctccctccttccctccctccggCCGCGCATCGCACCGCGGGGGCCGGGCAGCAcgcaaacaaaaaacaagctttcagctttctctgcagGGCTAGGAGACGGCTCTCGTTCCCCCAGCTATATCCTCCCCTCCTTGTTTTACTGCCGCTACCCGGCGTGGTCACGCAACAcacttatttttactttctttctttttaacaagTTTCCCTTTCGCGGGGACCGGCACGCTTTGGGAGATCCGGGCGCAGACCAGCCCGGAATCCCCAGGTCCGTGTGCTTTCAGGGCAAATGCGAGCGCGGGGCAGCGTTAGGGACGGGCTGCAGAGCCGGGCCGGGGTCTCTCGGGGCGCacgcagccccggcccggggcgctCCCGCCGGCCGCCCCGCTAGAGCCCGCCTTGCCGCGCCGCGGCACCCGGCGAGGGCGGGCGCTCTCCCGGCTCCCGGGCAACCCAGCCGGCTGGGAGGCGGCCGgcccccgccctgcccggccgtGCCGAGCGGCGCAGCGCGGGGCCCGATGGCTCCCGATGGCTGCCGAGCGGAAGATAAAGCGGCACGGGAGACGTGCGCCGCTGCAACACGAGGCGGGGCGGCGAGCGCGGCCCTCGCCAGCAACACAGACAAACTAGCGCGCCGGGAGCCATGCAGGCTCCGCTCCGGCGAGCGGCGGCGCTTCCCGGCCACGCTTACCCCCGCTCCGGCGACAGGGGGGCACACGCAGTCGATGCCCGCGTTCTTGGGGCTAGAGGGGACCCCAGGAGCAGGCGGGAAAGGCGGGCGCTGCCCCCCGCCCGGAGGGACTTTCAGCCAGCGCTCCTGCCGCGCCAGCCAAACTCGGCCGTGCTACGGAAAAGAGGTGGGAAGGAGGAACGAGCACTTCCCGGCCGCCAAAcacccctccttctccactaaACTTGATTAAAAGTCCCCCAGGCAACTAAGACGCATGCAGCGACCTACCGGCCGCTTTTgtccgcccgccccgccggctgCCCTGACGCGTCCTCCCCCCGCGGACTTACGCTCTTGTCCAGCTCGATCTTCACCTTCTTCTGGGAAATGCTCTTCTGGATGCGCTTGCTGAAGCTGGCGTtgccggcggcgcggccgcatcgctccccctcctcccgcaggcagcacagctgcccggccccggggccgcccgcgCACCCGCCGCCCGCCGagcccgcggcggcggcggccggacCCAGCCCCGGCGGCgctggcggcggcggcaccTCCACGGCGGAGCCCGCATTGCCCACCACCGCCGCGGCGGCGGGGTCAGCCCCGCGCTGGGTCACCTCCTCGGGGGCGAAGCCGTTCATACCCGGCGCCACCGCCGCGGCCGGCGGGTTCCCGCCCCGCACCAAACTTCCCCGGCGAGGCGCCGCGGCCCGGGGGGGGGCTCCgcgctccctgcctgcctcccttcAGCGGCGGCACCGGGGCGCAAGTCCGCCCTCGAGGGCGGTCAGCCCACGCGTCGCGGAAAGGACTCTCCCCGCTAGCAGCCGCCGGCCGAGCCCCGCGACTAccggagcggcggcggcagaGCCCCGCGGGCCGCCCcacttcctccttccccccctGTCATGTGGAGACTCTTCAGCTGTTTCCTATGTAACAACAGCAACCtgccgccccgccccgcccgcccgccgcgcatGCCGGCTGCCGCGCGCGGCCCCACGGGAAGCGCAGTTCCTGCCCCCGCCGGCGCGGCCGCATCGCCCGGGGGACCGCGCGGCCCGGGCACCGGCGGGGCGCAGGACACGCTGCGGCAGCCGCTTCTTTTTCCCGCGCCGTGCTCCGTTCCCTTTCCCCCCGTCTGGAGGCAGGGCCCGCCGCAAAGCCCCGTGCGTCAacctctcttttccccccttcccgCGCCTCCGCCGTGGGATGTGAAAGGGCGGCCCCGGAGGATGTCGCGGGTCGGAGCTGCCGCTGGCACGGCCGAGCGCGTACCCGCGCTCCTAGCGacgcggggccggcggcctcCGCCGCTTCCTCCCGGCTCTCGGCGGCGCCTCGCTGTGCCGCAGCGGCTCCCCCTGTTCACTTGTTCTCGCCCTTGTATTTTAGCCGCAGCCGGCACTGCTCGGGCTGCTCGTTCCGCACCGCCTgtctcctgccttccctctcggcctcttccttccctgcctcgCTGCCTCCTTTCTTTTCCGCTTACTGTCGGCCACGGCCGGCAGCGGCTCCCGCCGCCCGGAGAGGGCGGGCGGGCTCTGTCCGGGCGCTCCTGCCCCTCCGCCCGCGGGAAGCAGCTCCCCGGGAGCCGCAGCGCAGCCGCCGGCTCTGCGTCTCTCGGCAGAAAACAAACGGAGCTCCGGCCTTTGTTAGAGCCGATTTTACAACACACGTAGTCAGGGCTCCGTCCTGCCTTCCTGTGGCAAAGCCTTCTGAAGACAAAAGCGACTTACAGTGCGAGTTTCCAGTTTTGTCATTTAAAAGGACTTTTTGTTAGTAAAGGTGATTGTAACAACAGAAAAGCCTTGAGAATGCAGAATTATTTTCGCTAATGACGAACGAAGACCTTGCTGTGCACACGACTAGGTAAAATAGACACTCTGAGAATACTTGACAAAAGCAGCTATTTTTAGTTTTGAGGCTTTACAAAGCTACATAAAAGATATGCGTTGGCATTAAATCATTTAACAATTCAGCTGTTGACAGCAGAGTGGCAAAGGCAGCAAGCTCTGATCTACTGTCCTTTCAAGCACATTCAAAGGAGGCACGAGGAAGGGagaggttttgctttccctttgaACTACTGCAAATATTCCTTTAAATCTCAGAAACGGCATCGAGCTGAGCGTGCTCAAAGCGCAGTGATTTAATCGCGGAAATATTTGACCGTATCGCTTGCTGTGCATTTCCAACTTGAAGAAGGAGAGAAGTAGCAGGGAGGCTGGTGAATAATTCAAGGAGACACAGATCCTGCGTAAGCCAAAGTTCTGCCTGAGCCGGGAACACGATTATAGAGCAGTTTCAGTTTGTGCTGCAGATGGCTCCTTAATCTGATTGCGTAACCTGGTATTAGAGAATAAGGGTAGCTCCCACAGCCGCAAGTGAATGAAGGATACAGTAACCGAAGCTGCACCGAGTGTAAAGTCACAGCAGTTATCCACGAGGCACGTTTTAGTGAGGGGAATAGGAGGAGAGTTggaaaaaatactaaattttgCTTTGTTATCAGCCAGGCTGAAGACCGTATAATACCTAGGTTTAATtccatgctctgctgctgaaaatctCAGGCAGCAAAGGTTTAACTCACTTTTTGAGTTTGTGATTTCAAGCTTTCGAAAACTGTAATAATGTTaagataaaaaagaacaaaaactcCTATAACAATCATAGCAGACGTTAAAATCTGGGAAAAGTGGGAGAAGGGTGAGTTCCAGGAATTCTTCAGTGGAAATCTGGGTCATGAATAGCAATTTCTAGACTCTTAGACTATGTCTTTTGAGGtccttttgtggttttttggtggggttttttttggttttttttcagatgtatttGACCATACTGTGagcataaaatatgtctgtctGGGTCTGGCTGCTGTTGTTTGGTTTGATGGAAAGATCACTTGtgcatttgaaatgtttctgaTCCTCTTTGCACAGTTTGGGAGCAGTTAAAAGCCTGATTATGTTACTCAGCTGTGCTTGCCAAGATGCTAATTTATAAGGGTAATTTCAAGTAAAGTAGTATCATAGTTTCATGATTAGGTCACGATAAGAGAGTCGTGGGACTTAGAAAGATGGTTCTGTTTCTGCTGTAAGCTGCTCGTTTTCACAcctgtgccctgtgcctctTTGTGCCCATAAAAACattgctgtggctgcacagcaaACTCTATTGGGTTACAGCTAGGCTAGCAACAAGAAAAATCATTTGGATTTAATGCTGATCTGCTTTACCACTCAGTTGCAGGATGCCCCAGCACTCAGGATGGTGCAGTAGGAGGGCAGGACTGTGTGACCACCTCATTTGGTCTGAACGCCTGCTTACAGTAACAAAGAAATCATGTCACTTTTAATCTTGCATCACATGTGGgatgaaaaatacaaagagcTGCAGCTACATGGGCTATCAGACAGTATGAAGCTTACTTACTACAAAATGGATTTGCAAACTTTCATGAAGCTTGGGCtacatgaaatgaaaagaaaaatcattgtGAAGTATGTTGTctaaaattacaattttttaacATAAACTCTTGTACTGGTTACCGTAAGTATTCAGATATAAATAAAGCATGTATGGggacatattttaaataaacacaaaaacatGCAGCATTGCCACCATATACTGATTAGacttcaaaaattaaatcagttcAAAGGAAAGAGCAGCTCCAAACCTACTACCCTGTACATGACATGTCAGTAGTACTCACAGCAGATTTGAATAGTACAGAAGGCAGCAGTAATCTATATCCTTTGAGGGTGCAAAGAACACAGCATGGATGACGTGTAAGTGACATGCAGAAAGAGCAGGAGCTACAGCATCCCAAAAAGTCTGAATTCACAGCTCCCAGGCTCTGAAGTCAGCAGGACTCAGTGGCCTCTCCTGGCACCGAGGCAGGCCAGGCACAGGTGGGAACCCAGCAGCTTGGTCTTCTCTGAGATGCCATATGTCCCAGCTCCCGTTAGCTTTTGATTGATGTGTTTTGTAATTTGAGAGAGAAGAATGATAATCAGATACAGCACCTTGGATATATTGCAAGCACATTGCAAACACATTACTAGTAATGAGTCCTGGAAGATAAATGTGGCTCTTGCAACTTTGCAAGAGCCTTATGCATTTCCATGGCATAAAGTTCAGCTGGGGAGGACgattcccttccccagcagatACCATTCACTTGAGGTCCAAGGGTACATTCGTGCACTTGTTTTCAGTACCTGAAATTATCCTGTTAGCAAAAGGAATAATAAGGAAAACTATTGGTAGACATTTTTATCAgcaaacacacattttatttgttATGTATTATAACTACTTCAGTGAAAAAAGATTCCtttaaaacacttgaaaatttCTGCAAATTCCACCACACACCATGGtcatttcaataaaaaaagCAGCCTGCTCGATAAGCAAGCATTCATAGGCTGTGATAAAGAACAGTGACCAAATCTCTCCTTCCTTACCAGAAACAAGTgctatctttttatttttctttttctgatttttttaataccttattttcttttcccactccAGTACCACCTAACTGAtactgcctgctgctctgcttccaatTTACTGTCCAAATTTCTTAAAGCATGGACCCAAAGCATAGGAATGTTGGAACTTGCCTacagactgtatttttttttttatttctttacatgtTTTAGGCTAGAATAGTTAAAGTATAATTTCAGGTAATTAATTGTATAACAAAACCCAATCTGTATTAGTACACATAGACCTTATTGTATATGGTTCAAGAAGTACAGTAATAGAAAAAAGTATGATAACTTTAACTAAAATTATCTCCAGGTCTGAATCCAGCTGAAGCCAGTCTTTCTTTTATAGGCATTTGGCCTTGTACAATGGAAACTCAAGATGTATGAAAGACTATATATAACAAAGgcttttatttaaagatttaaagCAGTAAAGAAGGTCCAAAACTacacattttgttttaagaataaTTTAGGATTAAAACTGGTAAATCCATGTTCTGTAAAAGCTTTGAAGTTTTGTAATACAGTCCCCTTAATGGTATGTGCAAATTCTCTTTCATAATAAGCCATTAGTTACAGGAAGCATGAGAGGATCTTCTGGTAGAAGGCATCGTTCTTATGTGCAAAAATTGTGTTATGTTCTTTGTTAAATGTACTTGACAAATTGTTCGTTAGTGGACTTAAACAATGAAGGATGTGTTAGGAAGGATGTGAGAGGAAGTTCAAACACAATGACCACACAAAAGCAGAGAAGCCAACCTC
Above is a window of Motacilla alba alba isolate MOTALB_02 chromosome 4, Motacilla_alba_V1.0_pri, whole genome shotgun sequence DNA encoding:
- the SAP30 gene encoding histone deacetylase complex subunit SAP30; translated protein: MNGFAPEEVTQRGADPAAAAVVGNAGSAVEVPPPPAPPGLGPAAAAAGSAGGGCAGGPGAGQLCCLREEGERCGRAAGNASFSKRIQKSISQKKVKIELDKSARHLYICDFHKNLIQSVRNRRKRKGSDDDGDSPVQDIDTPEVDLYQLQVNTLRRYKRHFKLQTRPGLNKAQLVEIIGCHFRTIPVNEKDTLTYFIYSVKNDKNKPDLKMDSGIH